The following proteins come from a genomic window of Notamacropus eugenii isolate mMacEug1 chromosome X, mMacEug1.pri_v2, whole genome shotgun sequence:
- the RPL36A gene encoding large ribosomal subunit protein eL42 — translation MRVCHLFRKAAVFRSHPWKSVVFFSSSSSSAERSPMSARPRDPSGLDIREAQLEAHHCPSVNVPKTCRTFCKKCGKHQPHQVTQYKKGKDSLYAQGKRRYDLKQSDYGGQTKPIFQKKAKTTKKIVLRLERVEPNCRSKRMLAIKRRKHFELGGDKKRKGQVIQF, via the exons ATGCGCGTGTGCCACCTTTTCAGGAAAGCCGCAGTCTTTCGCAGTCATCCTTGGAAGTCAGTCGTTTTCTTCAGCTCGTCGTCATCCTCGGCCGAGCGCTCGCCTATGAGCGCTCGGCCGAGGGATCCCAGCGGCCTGGACATCCGAGAAGCCCAGTTGGAAGCGCATCACTGCCCTTCG gTGAACGTCCCTAAAACCTGCAGAACTTTCTGCAAAAAGTGCGGCAAGCACCAGCCTCACCAAGTGACGCAGTACAAGAAAGGCAAGGATTCCCTGTACGCACAGG GGAAAAGGCGATACGATCTGAAGCAGAGTGACTATGGTggtcaaacaaaaccaattttCCAGAAAAAG GCAAAGACCACAAAAAAGATTGTACTGAGGCTTGAACGTGTGGAACCCAACTGCAGGTCTAAGAGGATGCTTGCCATTAAGAGGCGTAAGCATTTTGAACTGGGAGGAGATAAGAAGAGAAAG GGCCAAGTGATCCAGTTCTGA
- the GLA gene encoding alpha-galactosidase A yields the protein MGGSRAKRLGQEGTRAFAFSGRSLSSALALALVPALVGVPRVTALDNGLALTPTMGWLHWERFTCNVDCIEDPENCISEQLFMQMADLMVSEGWKDVGYEYVCIDDCWLASKRDENGRLKADPERFPSGIRHLANYVHSKGLKLGIYQDVGTLTCAGYPGSYGYYDIDAKTFADWGVDLLKFDGCNSKDLNSLVEGYKYMSFALNRTGRSILYSCEWPLYIRHFQKPNYTEIRQYCNLWRNSGDILDSWSSVKSILAWTVSEQETLVPVAGPGGWNDPDMLVIGNFGLSWEQQVTQMALWAVMAAPLFMSNDLRHISPQSKSLLQNKDVIAINQDPLGKQGYRLRKVEDFEVWERPLSNLAWAVAVLNQKEIGGPQNYAFSIADLGGGLGCTPACFITQILPVKQELGLYEWTSQLKVRVNPTGTVLLKLQTFQQHQSSQ from the exons ATGGGCGGATCTAGGGCGAAGCGGCTCGGGCAGGAGGGCACCCGGGCGTTTGCCTTCTCGGGCCGGAGCCTGAGCTcggccctggccctggccctggtCCCGGCTCTGGTGGGCGTGCCCAGGGTCACTGCCCTGGACAACGGGCTGGCCCTGACCCCGACCATGGGCTGGCTGCACTGGGAGCGCTTCACCTGTAACGTGGACTGCATCGAGGACCCGGAGAACTGCATCAG TGAACAGCTCTTCATGCAGATGGCTGACCTCATGGTATCAGAAGGCTGGAAGGATGTGGGCTATGAGTATGTCTGCATCGATGACTGTTGGTTGGCCTCCAAACGAGACGAGAATGGTAGGCTCAAGGCAGACCCCGAGCGCTTCCCCAGTGGAATCCGTCACCTCGCAAACTAT GTACATTCTAAGGGACTGAAGCTAGGGATTTATCAAGATGTGGGAACTCTCACCTGTGCTGGGTACCCAGGCAGCTATGGCTACTACGATATCGATGCCAAAACCTTTGCTGACTGGGGAGTGGACCTGCTGAAATTTGACGGCTGCAACTCTAAAGACCTGAACAGTTTGGTGGAAG gCTATAAGTACATGTCCTTTGCCCTCAACAGAACTGGCCGGAGCATTCTGTATTCCTGTGAGTGGCCTCTGTATATAAGGCACTTTCAGAAG CCCAATTACACAGAAATTCGACAGTACTGTAACCTCTGGAGGAACTCTGGTGATATCTTGGATTCCTGGAGTAGCGTGAAGAGTATTCTGGCCTGGACGGTGTCTGAGCAGGAGACCCTTGTTCCTGTTGCTGGACCAGGGGGATGGAATGATCCTGACATG TTAGTGATCGGCAACTTTGGACTCAGCTGGGAGCAACAAGTCACTCAGATGGCGCTCTGGGCTGTCATGGCAGCCCCACTCTTCATGTCTAATGACCTCCGACACATCAGTCCCCAATCCAAGTCCCTGCTGCAGAATAAAGATGTCATTGCCATCAACCAGGATCCTTTGGGCAAGCAGGGCTACAGACTCAGGAAG GTGGAGGACTTTGAAGTGTGGGAACGTCCCCTGTCAAATTTAGCCTGGGCCGTGGCTGTGCTAAACCAGAAAGAGATCGGGGGACCTCAGAATTATGCCTTTTCCATTGCTGACTTGGGTGGGGGACTGGGGTGTACTCCAGCCTGCTTTATTACACAAATCCTTCCTGTGAAGCAAGAACTGGGACTTTACGAATGGACATCTCAATTGAAGGTTCGAGTAAACCCCACAGGTACTGTCCTATTGAAGCTGCAGACTTTCCAGCAACACCAAAGTTCCCAGTAA